Proteins encoded by one window of Rutidosis leptorrhynchoides isolate AG116_Rl617_1_P2 chromosome 7, CSIRO_AGI_Rlap_v1, whole genome shotgun sequence:
- the LOC139857740 gene encoding MADS-box protein SVP-like isoform X1: MSCKRLMMAREKIQIKKIDNATARQVTFSKRRRGLFKKAEELSVLCDADVALIIFSSTGKLFHYSSSSMTKILERHSLHSKNLEKLDQPSLELQLVEDANYATLSKVVSERTLQLRRLRGEELHNLSIDELHQLEKSLESGLGRVVAKKGEVIMNEINRLQEKGMQLKEENDRLRQEMMEVSNARKQIHTDTEIVIGEYDQSSESITNISDSAGPSQDNGSSYTSLKLGCRLPYRG; encoded by the exons ATGAGCTGCAAAAGACTAATGATGGCTAGggaaaaaatacaaattaaaaagatTGATAATGCTACAGCAAGACAAGTAACTTTCTCAAAGAGAAGAAGAGGGTTGTTTAAGAAAGCTGAAGAGCTTTCTGTACTTTGTGATGCTGATGTGGCTCTTATTATCTTCTCTTCAACTGGCAAGCTTTTTCATTATTCTAGCTCAAG CATGACGAAAATACTTGAACGACATAGCCTGCATTCGAAAAATCTCGAGAAACTTGACCAACCATCGCTTGAACTGCAG CTAGTTGAAGACGCTAATTACGCCACATTAAGCAAAGTAGTTTCTGAGAGAACTCTGCAATTAAG GAGGTTGAGGGGGGAGGAGCTCCATAATCTAAGTATCGATGAGTTGCATCAACTTGAAAAGTCTCTTGAATCCGGATTGGGCCGTGTTGTTGCAAAAAAG GGTGAGGTAATAATGAACGAGATTAATCGTCTTCAAGAAAAG GGAATGCAACTTAAGGAGGAGAATGACCGCCTTAGACAAGAA ATGATGGAGGTATCTAATGCTCGGAAACAAATTCATACTGATACCGAGATTGTAATTGGTGAATACGACCAGTCATCTGAATCTATTACTAACATTTCCGACTCTGCTGGTCCTTCACAAGACAATGGGAGCTCCTACACTTCCCTCAAGTTGGG GTGCAGGCTACCTTACAGAGGCTGA
- the LOC139857740 gene encoding MADS-box protein SVP-like isoform X2: MSCKRLMMAREKIQIKKIDNATARQVTFSKRRRGLFKKAEELSVLCDADVALIIFSSTGKLFHYSSSSMTKILERHSLHSKNLEKLDQPSLELQLVEDANYATLSKVVSERTLQLRRLRGEELHNLSIDELHQLEKSLESGLGRVVAKKGEVIMNEINRLQEKGMQLKEENDRLRQEMMEVSNARKQIHTDTEIVIGEYDQSSESITNISDSAGPSQDNGSSYTSLKLGLPYRG; encoded by the exons ATGAGCTGCAAAAGACTAATGATGGCTAGggaaaaaatacaaattaaaaagatTGATAATGCTACAGCAAGACAAGTAACTTTCTCAAAGAGAAGAAGAGGGTTGTTTAAGAAAGCTGAAGAGCTTTCTGTACTTTGTGATGCTGATGTGGCTCTTATTATCTTCTCTTCAACTGGCAAGCTTTTTCATTATTCTAGCTCAAG CATGACGAAAATACTTGAACGACATAGCCTGCATTCGAAAAATCTCGAGAAACTTGACCAACCATCGCTTGAACTGCAG CTAGTTGAAGACGCTAATTACGCCACATTAAGCAAAGTAGTTTCTGAGAGAACTCTGCAATTAAG GAGGTTGAGGGGGGAGGAGCTCCATAATCTAAGTATCGATGAGTTGCATCAACTTGAAAAGTCTCTTGAATCCGGATTGGGCCGTGTTGTTGCAAAAAAG GGTGAGGTAATAATGAACGAGATTAATCGTCTTCAAGAAAAG GGAATGCAACTTAAGGAGGAGAATGACCGCCTTAGACAAGAA ATGATGGAGGTATCTAATGCTCGGAAACAAATTCATACTGATACCGAGATTGTAATTGGTGAATACGACCAGTCATCTGAATCTATTACTAACATTTCCGACTCTGCTGGTCCTTCACAAGACAATGGGAGCTCCTACACTTCCCTCAAGTTGGG GCTACCTTACAGAGGCTGA